The genomic region CCAGTGATAGAGTCCACGCATCAAGAAGAGCAAAGGACCTTATCCTAGGTTTAAATGATATTTACAAAGAGAACAAAGACGAAGAGATCATGGATCTTATGAAACGTCTCACTGCTAAGAAGCAGAAAATTGAGAAAAGATTGAAAGGTAGACCGTAAGGCCTATTAAACAATAGCTATAGCAGCCAGTAAAATATCCTCATCAATGAGAATGTTTTTACTGGCTGTTTTTATTATATACTATACCATTAAACATATCGTTTACTTTTAAACATTACTACTTATGAAAAACTTAAGTATTTATTTTTCACTACTACTCACTAGTATAGCTGTAAGTTCTTGCTCAACAGACTTCCCTAGACAAGAAGTTAATACTGAAAACTTATCAGGCTTTATTGAAGGTGGTAATGCTGGCGGCATATATGGCGATGCTGGCCTTAAAATTACCAATGATTCTATTCAAATGACTGACTGGCCAGTGTCAAGACTTACAACTAGTTTAGATATACTATTAGACACCACATTAATAGACAAAACTAGTTTTACAGATTTTTACACCATACAAATTGAAAATAAGGGTTCCCTGAAACAGCGTGAATTTATAGACTCATTAGTGATTGTCTTAAGCGACAAAGGTTTGATTAAATAAACCAGAGCTTATAAGCTATAACATATTGTTATAAAACATAAAAATCCCAAGTCATATCAAGCGACTTGGGATTTTTTAATGAAAAAATTAGCTTTTAAGCTTCTGCCTGTACGATAGAAACGTAAGATCTATTATTTCTTTTTTTAGTAAACTTCACTAGTCCATCTACTTTTGCATGTAATGTAAAGTCCTTACCAGCATATACGTTTTCACCTGGATGGTGCTCCATACCGCGCTGACGGATAAGAATATTACCAGCTACTGCTGCTTGTCCTCCAAAAATCTTAACACCTAAGCGTTTTGAATGAGATTCTCTTCCGTTTTTCGAACTACCTACTCCTTTTTTGTGAGCCATGGTTATAAATTTTAAGGATATCTGTAAATGATATCGTGTTCTACTTTAATTAACTAGGCATTACTCCGCCGTTAGCTTCGTCTTGCCATTTTTTTAATTCGTCCCATTTACCATCTGCAGCCATTTGAGCTTGCATAGGCCATGAATCTGTAATGTGATTACCACGTACATCAGCGATGATTTCAGAAATCTTTGCCGCGTCAGTTTTTGCAAGTTCTGCAAACGTCGTGATACCAGCCTCATTAAGAGTACTTGCAATCTTAGGTCCGATTCCTTCTACCTTCTTTAAATCGTCAGCTTTAGAAGTTTCCTTCTTTGCTGCTTTAGGAGCTGCTGGAGCTGCTTCTTTTGCAGGAGCTGCCTTCTTTGCTGGTGCTTTCTTCTCTGCTTTAGCAGTAGATTTCTTACCACCCGTAGCAGAGATGCTAGAGATTTGAATCTGTGTTAATGATTGACGGTGACCGTTTTTCTTACGGTATCCCTTTCTACGTTTTTTCTTAAAAACGATTACTTTGTCACCTTTAAGGTGTCCCAGAACTTTTGCTTCAGCAAATGCTCCTTCTATAGCTGGGGCGCCGAGAGTGATGTCGTTGTCATTGCCTAAAAGAAGAACTTTGTCGATAGAAACTGTCGCTCCTTCGTCTTCTTGTAAACGATGTACAAACAACTTCTGATCTTTCTCGATCTTGAATTGTTGCCCTGCTATCTCTACGATTGCGTACATAATTGTAATTTAACTTTGTTAAAAAATGGACGCAAATATACTGCTATTCTGGTAATTAGCAAACTTTTTTAAAATTCGCTTTCGCGAAAGCGTAAAATTTACACTTTTAACCTTAAGAATTCTGATTAAGAGGCTTTTGTGAATTTCTGACACCTCTAGTATTCCAAGACTGTTTAAAGATAGGAATAATTAATAATGAACTCACTATCGCAGTAGAAACACCTGATAAGAAAATGAATAAAAGCAATCCTACTTCATCAGTCCCAGAAGCTAATGGAATGGAGGCGCTCATTTCTTTTACTAAATTAGGGTTTACCTCAAATAAATAAATGGCCATAAAAACAGTGAAAACCACTGAAATTAAGAATCCACAGGCGAGTCCAGATAGAAATCCATCCATGTATTTGAAATCTTGGGGTTGTGCTTTATAAACACTTCGTATTATAAGATATAACCCTATAGCCATAATAGGCGCATTAAGAAAGCTTAAATAAACTTTATCTGCCACTCCAATGGAAGCTATAATTAAAAAATAAGCTATTAATAGAGCTATTATGCTCATGGATATTTTAAGTGTGTTTTTTGAAAATAACATATTGTTGATTTTTGATTGATTTTAAATTACATCAATATGAGCGATATCCTAGTCTATTTGACCTTTCTTTAACTCCTAAATAGGTAGTTAACAGCTATTTTTGAGAATTCTATAAGAAAGCTGTAACGTTTCATATAGAAAAAACACTAACTAAAAGTAACAATCGTAAAAATCACAAAATGAAAAAAATTGTTTTAAGTCTTGCAGCAGCTTTTATTGCTGTGTCGGGATTTGCACAAGAAGTGGAGTACGTTGAGTATGATCTACCTAACGGATTGCATGTAATCTTGCATCAAGAAAATAGTGCGCCAGTTGTAACAACTGGAGTTATGTATCAAGTAGGTGCAAAAGATGAAGATCCAGGTAGAACAGGATTTGCTCACTTTTTTGAACACCTTTTATTTGAAGGAACAGAGAACATTGAGCGCGGTAAGTGGTTTGACATTGTAAGCGCAAACGGTGGAAGCAATAATGCTAACACGACACAAGATCGTACCTATTATTATGAGACGTTTCCATCTAACAATCTAGAAATGGGATTATGGATGGAAAGTGAGCGTATGCTACATCCCAAAATTGAACAAATAGGTGTAGACACTCAAAACGAGGTCGTAAAAGAAGAAAAGCGCCAGCGTATTGATAACGCACCTTATGGAGCAATTCTTTATAGAACTGGTATTGATAAGCACCTTTTCAAATCACATCCTTATGGACAAAGTGTAATAGGTTCTATGGAAGACCTAAATGCTGCAAAGCTTTCAGAATTTCAAGAATTTAACGATAAATACTATAATCCTAATAATGCAACTTTAGTAGTTGCTGGTGACATTAATATAGAGAAGACTAAGAAGATGATTGAAGATTACTTCGGTCCTATTCCTAACAAAGCTCCTCGTAATGTGCGTAAGACAATCGTTGAAGCACCGATAACTGAAACTCGTTATGCAACCGAGTATGATGCAAATATCCAGATTCCTGTAAAAATCTTCTCCTATATTACTCCTAAATCTGTAGACCGTGATGCATACGTACTTGACTACATTTCTTCTGTTTTAACTGGTGGAGCAAGTTCTAGAATGCAAAAGAGAATGGTAGAAGAAGAGCAAATAGCTTTACAAGTATTAGCATTTGCACAGTCTAACCAAGATTATGGTACTTATACAATGGGTGCTCTTTCTAAAGGCGATGTGTCTTTAGAAAAACTAGCCGAAGTAATGGATGAAGAAATTGTAAAACTTCAGACAGAATTAATTTCTGAAAGGGAATATCAAAAACTTCAAAATCAATTTGAAACTAGATTTGTAAGCTCAAATTCTAGAGTAGAAGGAATCGCGGCATCTCTTGCTACATATAATATGCTTAAAGGTGATACTGGTTTAATCAACAAAGAATTAGATATTTATAGAAGCATTACTCGTGAAGACATTAAGCGAGTTGCAAATAAGTATTTAAAACCTAATCAACGGTTAGAGTTAGACTACCTAGCAGGTAGCGCACCAACTGAAGAAGAAATGGCTGCCGCTGCAAATGAGGTTAAGATTGTAGATAACAAACTACAAATCAACAAAATATATTTTGATAATGACAAAGCTACAATCACAGATAGCGCTTCTAAAGAGTTAGATCGTATCGTTAATATGATGATGAAAAATTCATCAATGGAAATCCTAGCAGAAACATATACGGACACCAAAGGTAGCGATAGTTACAATAAAACATTATCTCAAAAAAGAGCAGATGCCGTTAAAGGTTATTTAATATCTAAAGGTATTGCTGCCAGTAGAGTAAAAGCTGTAGGGCGTGGAGAAGATAATCCAGTGGTAGATTGTGAAAGCAAGACATGTACTGATGAAGAATATGAGCAATCTAGAAGAACTGAATTTACCATTACTAAAAAATAATATAACAATGAAAAAGCAATTTATATTTTTAATGGTATTACTCCTTACAGGAGCAGGTGCCATTGCACAAATAGACCGATCTCAAATGCCTACTTCTGGTCCAACTCCAGAAATAAATCTAGGTAAGCCGTATACCTTTGAACTTAAAAATGGTTTAAAAGTACTTGTAGTTACTGATAATAAGCTACCTACATTTAACATGAGTCTAGACCTTAACAATCCACCTGTTTTTGAAGGAGATAAAGCTGGTGTACAGTCATTAACAGGCTCTATAATGGGTAAAGGTTCAACTGAAACTTCTAAAGAAAAATTTAATGAACAAGTAGACTTTCTCGGTGCTTTTGTAAGTGTTAGTACTAGTGGTGGTTTTGCTTCTAGTTTATCAAAATATAAGAATGATGTATTTAGTTTATTTGCAGAGGCTGCTTTTAAACCTAACTTCACTCAAGAAGAACTAGATTTTGAAAAATCTCAGTTATTAGAAGGATTAAAATCAGGAGAAAATAGCGCTGCTGCAATTGCAGGTAAAGTGCGCAGTGCATTAGTCTATGGAAAAGATCATCCAGCTGGTGAATTTGCTACTGAAGAAACTGTAAACAATGTTACTCTAGAAGATGTTAAAAAATTCTATGCAGATTATTTCAAGCCTTCAAACGGATATCTTATCATCACGGGTGATATTGAAAACAAAGAAGCTAAAAATTAGTGAAAAAGTATTTTGGTAAATGGGAAAAAGGTACTGCTCCAGAACCTACTTTACCTACTTTATCAGATGTTGATGAAACACAAATCAACTTGATCGACGTACCTAATGCGGTTCAAACAGAACTTGCTGTAATGAGTCTTTCAGACTTAAAAATGAATGATCCAGATTATTATGCAGTTTTAGTGACTAATTATGTGTTTGGTGGATCATTTGGATCATATTTGAATATCAATCTACGTGAAAAACATGGTTACACTTACGGTGCTCGCTCTAGCATAGGTGCTGGTAGAAATTACAAAAGTACTTTTAGAGCAACTGCCAAAGTGCGTAATGAAGTTACTGACAGCGCCGTTGTTGAAACTTTCAAAGAATTAAATAGAATACGTGATGAATATGTAGAAGATGAGATGCTTGCAAATGCAAAGGCAAAATTCTTAGGTAATTTTATCATGCAGTCTGAAGACAAATCAGTAGTTGCAGATCGTGCTATCAATATTCAAAAAAATGGATTAGATAAAGACTTCTATAAGAACTTTATAGCTAATATCAATAAAGTAACTAAAGAAGATGTGAAGCGTGTGGCAAACAAGTATCTAAGCCCAGATAAAATACGTATCGTTTTAGTAGGTAAAGCAGGAGACATTCTTGAACCACTTGAAAAAATGACTCTTAATGGACAGCCAGTACCTATCAAATTTTATGATAAAAACGCAAACGAGACTGAGCGCCCATCTACTATTGAAATTCCAGCAGGTTTAACAGCTCAAACTGTTTTAGACAACTACATTAAAGCTATAGGTGGTAAAGATGCTGTAATGAAAATTAATGACATCTCTCAATTCTCTGCTTTTACATCTCCTATGGGAGAAGTAATCATGGATACTAAAAGCCAAAAAGGTGATAACTGGGTAATGGTTATGAAAATGGGTGGACGTGAGTTAAACAAGCAAGTTTATAAAGATGGAAAAGGTACCATAAGTGGTATGGGACAAACTCAAGAACTTTCTGGAGATATGCTAGAGGTCGTGAAGACAGAAGCAATGTTTTTCCCAGAATTGTACCATGCAGATATGGCCACATTAGATGGTGCAGAAAGACTAGGTGATCACAACGTTTTTGTTATCAAATGGAATGATCTTAAAAAATCTTTTTATGACACAGAATCTGGACTTCTAGTAGGAACTGAAACGACTAGTATGACACCGCAAGGCGAGGCAAAAGTTGTAACTCAATTCTCTGACTTTAAAGAGTATGCAGGTGTAAAATTCCCTACATCAATGGTTATTCCTATGATGGGACGTGAACTTACATTTGAATTAAAAGACCTTAAAGTAAATCCAGGATTAAAAGATTCTGATTTCTAGAAAGATTATTGTTACTACGCTTTCGCGAAAGCGTGTAAAACATAAATTTTATTATAAAAACCAGTAACTATTTAGTTGCTGGTTTTTTTTTGTCTCTTGTAACCAGTACCACAGCAAATATGATGACCATAGTTGCAAGAACTTGCCAGATACTAAAGGTCTCTCCATCCAGCATTCCCCATGTTAAACCTACCACAGGCATAAGATAAGTGACAGAACTCGCAAATACGGGAGAAGTAATCTGAACAAGCTTGTTGAACATGATTTTTGCCGCGACAGTTCCAAAAATACACAGCACTATGATGTAGCCTAGACTTTTAAGTACTGGCTCACTAGTAAACTCTAGTGAAGCACCATCAGCACTAAAGAAAACAATAATTGCCAGAGGTAGGATGAATATAAAATTACCTGTTGCAATAGCGAGCGGTTTAATGTTTTGTAAATACCTTTTAATAATATTTACATTACTCGCATAGCATGTACAGGCAATAAATACTAATCCCGCAAAAAGGTAGTTCTGTTCTGGATTGTTTTTCATACCAGAGAATACTAGAGCAATCGCTCCAGCTAGCCCAATGATAACGCCTAATAATTGTGTGCGAGAAAAAGCAATACCAAATATGACTGCACCCATTATAAGTGTAATTAATGGTACTGTAGAGTTAAGAATGGCACTTATGGCGCTATCTATTTCTGTCTGTGCATATGCAAATAAAAATGCAGGGAAAAATGTACCTAATAATCCCGAAACAAATAACCATTTCCAGTCTTTGCGATCTGTGGCTGCAAATGATTTCCAACCTATAACTATTAAAATACATCCAGAGATAATCGTCCTACCAGCACCTAGTTGTAGTGGTTGCAATACAAGATTACCTGAACCGTCATCTCCTAATGCTTTTTTTATAAGTATAAATGATGTTCCCCAAATTAAACTAAGAATAATGAGGTAAATGTATTTGAGCTTTGAATTATCCATGAGATTGCAGAAAGCTCAAAGGTCATTCTTTTTAATAAACTAAATGATAGTTATTTCTTAAATGGAATACAATTATATGTTTATACTATTTCCAATCCATGGACTCCATCATCTTGCGCATATCGAGTTTGATATAATTTACAGCTGGATATATAGAATCGTAATTAGGTGCACGGTCAAAATAAAGCGATGCCGTTATAAAGTTTTGAACACTGTCTGTTAAATAGAATTGAACGTTTGATGCTGCATTACCTTCAATAGCATACATCATCCCATACACAGATTTATCAGGATTGATATATACTTTATCATCAATAACATCTGCCATACGATTATGAGAAAAGGATAGTTTCTGACCATCTATTAATAGTTCTCTTATATTGTCTTTTACTGGGGCATAATCCATATATATGGTAGCATCCATAAACGGGTATTCTATCTTCATGGAGCAGTCATTCTTTGATAGTACTCTCGCAAAAGAATTTACCTTAAAAGTAAAAGGGCAATCAGCCTTATTAAGTTGTTGATATTCTGGTGACGGATATTGAAGAGCTAGTTTTGCCTCTGGTTTAGGCTGTAGTTCATCTTTACCACAACTGGCTAATAAGACAACAGTAATTAGAATTAAAAGTAATTTTAAGGCTTGGTACATTTTACTTGTTTAATGCGTTTTTTATCCATGGACTCTACCACAAACGTAAATCCTTCAAAAGTTATTTTATCTAATTTACGAGGAAAGTAACCTGTTTGCTCGAGTAAAAATCCAGCAACAGTTTCTGATTCTCCTTTTGCATTATCAAATAGCTCTTGTTGAGACTCTTCTAATTCTATAATACGATAAAAATCTTTTAAAGGTGTTTTACCTTCAAAAACAAAATTTTTATCATCAAGTTTTGAGTAGACTAGATTTTCATCATCAAACTCATCACTTATATCTCCTACAATCTCCTCAATTATGTCCTCGAGTGATATTAAACCACTAGTGCCACCATATTCATCTACTACAATAGCAAGATGCTTCTTTTGCTCTTGAAATTCCTGAAGTAAGTCATCTAGTTTTTTATTCTCTGGCACAAAGTAAACCTCGCGCAATAGTTTAGTCCATTCAAAGTTTTTACGGTCTATATAAGGTAATAAATCTTTTACATAAAGTACACCTGTAATTTGATCAATACTTTCTTTAAAAACGGGTATTCTAGAATAACCATTAGATATAACCTCTGTAATAATATCTTTAAACGGCATGCTCTCATCCAGTGCAAAAACATCTGTTCTATTGCGCATTACTGTTTTAGTATCGGTGTTACCAAAGCTTACAATACCTTGCAGTAATTGTTGTTCTTCATCTGTAGTGTCGTGATGATCTGTTAACTCTAATGCTTGAGAGAGTTGAGAAACCGTTATACTAGATTTCTTATTCCCTAACCGTTCATGAATTTGAATAGTTACATATCGCATAGGTAAACTCAAAAAGCTGAATAACTTATCTAATATGTTGAGTGGTATTGCCATAAAGTTTGCAAACTTCATTGCATTGCGATTTGCATATACCTTAGGTAAAATCTCACCAAAGAGCAATATTAAAAAGGTGGCTATAACAACCTCTAGTACAAACCTTAACCACTCTGTTCCTATTGAGGCAAACCAACTATCTGAAAGAATACTAAAAATAAGAACTGTAGTAATATTGATGGCATTATTTGCTATTAATATGGTCGCCAGCAGTTTTTTAGGTCTAGCAAGCAGCTTTGCGACTAGTTCACGTCTTGGAAAATCAGGACGTTCCTCTTCAAGGTCTGTCGTCTCTAGAGAGAAAAGAGCAACCTCGGCACCACTTACCATGGCGCTCAAAATTAATAGTATAATAAAAACTAAAAAATACACTAGTTCACTAGAACCAGAAATTATAGCAACTAATAAATGTGCTGAATCGGGATCCACTAGCTAAAATTAAAATGGTAAATCATCATCTTCTTCATCACTAACCGCAGGAGCAGGAGCTGCTTGATAATTTGGGTTAGGTTGTTGCTGTGGTTGCACTGGCCTACTGGCTTGTTGCGGCTGTGCCGCTCTATGCTGTTGTGATTGACCTGGTGCTCCATTTTCACCTTTAGGTGTTAGAAATGTAAATTCTTGCACTTGGATTTCAGTCGTATAACGCTGCTGTCCATCTTCACCAGTCCACTGTCGATTTTTAATACGACCTTCAATATAAACTTTATCGCCTTTCTTCAGGTACTTCTCACAAACTTCGGCAGCTTTGTTACGTACCACGCAATTGTGCCATTCTGTGTTAGAAACACGCTCACCGGTAGTTCTATTAACGTACTCTTCATTAGTAGCTAGCGGGAAACGACCTATACAATTCCCACCTTCAAAATACTTCATTTTCACTTCATCACCGGTGTGTCCTATAAGAATCACTTTGTTTACTGTTCCTGCCATTTTATACTTTTTTGATTAATATCAAGCGTGTAAAGATAATTAATCTTAAAGATAAGAATTCCAGAACGAACTCATAAAACGATGCATTAAAATATGTAGTGGTTTTTGAAATGCTTGTTGAATAGTAATACCTTCTTCTATTTCTTGATCTATTTCAACAATCCAGAAATAAGCATGTATCTTACGATGCGATAGCTTGTGGATAATGGGATCTTGATTATATACGCTTTCGCGAAAGCGGAATCCCGACCACCATTCCTGTTCTTGTAGTTTATCTCTAAATTCTACTGACAATAGAGCTCCATCGCTTTCTATAAAGGGAAACTCAAACAGGCCTGCCCAGATACCAGATTGTGGTCGTTCTTGTAGCAAGGTTTTATCTTGAGGTGTTTGCAACACAATGTAATGGTGATGTAAATTTTTAGCTTTAGTTTTTTTGATTTTTACGGGCAACTCCTCTATACGCTGGTCCTTATAAGCCATACAATCATCTTTAAAGGGACATACCGTGCAATCAGGATTTCTAGGCACACACTGCATTGCTCCAAACTCCATAATCGCCTGATTATAAACATGCGGCTGGTTATGATCCATTAACCGGATTGCCAAATTTTTAAACTCTTTAACACCTGCAGTCACATTAATAGCCGTACTAATACCATATATTCTAGACAATACTCTATAAACATTACCATCCACTACAGGTACTGCCTCATGGAATGCAAAACTGGCGATAGCAGCAGCGGTATAATCGCCTACACCTTTTAATTTCAATAAATCTTTATAAGAATCAGGAAAAATACCACCCATTTCTACGACTTGTTGAGCGGCCGCGTGCAAATTTCTGGCTCTAGAATAATAGCCTAAACCTTGCCATAACTTAAG from Nonlabens arenilitoris harbors:
- the rpmA gene encoding 50S ribosomal protein L27, which produces MAHKKGVGSSKNGRESHSKRLGVKIFGGQAAVAGNILIRQRGMEHHPGENVYAGKDFTLHAKVDGLVKFTKKRNNRSYVSIVQAEA
- the rplU gene encoding 50S ribosomal protein L21 gives rise to the protein MYAIVEIAGQQFKIEKDQKLFVHRLQEDEGATVSIDKVLLLGNDNDITLGAPAIEGAFAEAKVLGHLKGDKVIVFKKKRRKGYRKKNGHRQSLTQIQISSISATGGKKSTAKAEKKAPAKKAAPAKEAAPAAPKAAKKETSKADDLKKVEGIGPKIASTLNEAGITTFAELAKTDAAKISEIIADVRGNHITDSWPMQAQMAADGKWDELKKWQDEANGGVMPS
- a CDS encoding insulinase family protein yields the protein MKKIVLSLAAAFIAVSGFAQEVEYVEYDLPNGLHVILHQENSAPVVTTGVMYQVGAKDEDPGRTGFAHFFEHLLFEGTENIERGKWFDIVSANGGSNNANTTQDRTYYYETFPSNNLEMGLWMESERMLHPKIEQIGVDTQNEVVKEEKRQRIDNAPYGAILYRTGIDKHLFKSHPYGQSVIGSMEDLNAAKLSEFQEFNDKYYNPNNATLVVAGDINIEKTKKMIEDYFGPIPNKAPRNVRKTIVEAPITETRYATEYDANIQIPVKIFSYITPKSVDRDAYVLDYISSVLTGGASSRMQKRMVEEEQIALQVLAFAQSNQDYGTYTMGALSKGDVSLEKLAEVMDEEIVKLQTELISEREYQKLQNQFETRFVSSNSRVEGIAASLATYNMLKGDTGLINKELDIYRSITREDIKRVANKYLKPNQRLELDYLAGSAPTEEEMAAAANEVKIVDNKLQINKIYFDNDKATITDSASKELDRIVNMMMKNSSMEILAETYTDTKGSDSYNKTLSQKRADAVKGYLISKGIAASRVKAVGRGEDNPVVDCESKTCTDEEYEQSRRTEFTITKK
- a CDS encoding DMT family transporter, whose amino-acid sequence is MDNSKLKYIYLIILSLIWGTSFILIKKALGDDGSGNLVLQPLQLGAGRTIISGCILIVIGWKSFAATDRKDWKWLFVSGLLGTFFPAFLFAYAQTEIDSAISAILNSTVPLITLIMGAVIFGIAFSRTQLLGVIIGLAGAIALVFSGMKNNPEQNYLFAGLVFIACTCYASNVNIIKRYLQNIKPLAIATGNFIFILPLAIIVFFSADGASLEFTSEPVLKSLGYIIVLCIFGTVAAKIMFNKLVQITSPVFASSVTYLMPVVGLTWGMLDGETFSIWQVLATMVIIFAVVLVTRDKKKPATK
- the gldD gene encoding gliding motility lipoprotein GldD, giving the protein MYQALKLLLILITVVLLASCGKDELQPKPEAKLALQYPSPEYQQLNKADCPFTFKVNSFARVLSKNDCSMKIEYPFMDATIYMDYAPVKDNIRELLIDGQKLSFSHNRMADVIDDKVYINPDKSVYGMMYAIEGNAASNVQFYLTDSVQNFITASLYFDRAPNYDSIYPAVNYIKLDMRKMMESMDWK
- a CDS encoding gliding motility-associated protein GldE produces the protein MDPDSAHLLVAIISGSSELVYFLVFIILLILSAMVSGAEVALFSLETTDLEEERPDFPRRELVAKLLARPKKLLATILIANNAINITTVLIFSILSDSWFASIGTEWLRFVLEVVIATFLILLFGEILPKVYANRNAMKFANFMAIPLNILDKLFSFLSLPMRYVTIQIHERLGNKKSSITVSQLSQALELTDHHDTTDEEQQLLQGIVSFGNTDTKTVMRNRTDVFALDESMPFKDIITEVISNGYSRIPVFKESIDQITGVLYVKDLLPYIDRKNFEWTKLLREVYFVPENKKLDDLLQEFQEQKKHLAIVVDEYGGTSGLISLEDIIEEIVGDISDEFDDENLVYSKLDDKNFVFEGKTPLKDFYRIIELEESQQELFDNAKGESETVAGFLLEQTGYFPRKLDKITFEGFTFVVESMDKKRIKQVKCTKP
- a CDS encoding single-stranded DNA-binding protein, with amino-acid sequence MAGTVNKVILIGHTGDEVKMKYFEGGNCIGRFPLATNEEYVNRTTGERVSNTEWHNCVVRNKAAEVCEKYLKKGDKVYIEGRIKNRQWTGEDGQQRYTTEIQVQEFTFLTPKGENGAPGQSQQHRAAQPQQASRPVQPQQQPNPNYQAAPAPAVSDEEDDDLPF
- the mutY gene encoding A/G-specific adenine glycosylase is translated as MSFQQQLIKWYDIHKRDLPWRSTQDPYRIWLSEVILQQTRVNQGLPYYNRFVETYPTVRDLAAAPQEDVLKLWQGLGYYSRARNLHAAAQQVVEMGGIFPDSYKDLLKLKGVGDYTAAAIASFAFHEAVPVVDGNVYRVLSRIYGISTAINVTAGVKEFKNLAIRLMDHNQPHVYNQAIMEFGAMQCVPRNPDCTVCPFKDDCMAYKDQRIEELPVKIKKTKAKNLHHHYIVLQTPQDKTLLQERPQSGIWAGLFEFPFIESDGALLSVEFRDKLQEQEWWSGFRFRESVYNQDPIIHKLSHRKIHAYFWIVEIDQEIEEGITIQQAFQKPLHILMHRFMSSFWNSYL